The Stigmatella ashevillena genomic sequence GAGATCGACAAGGAGGCGCGCTCCCGGCTGAAGCACCTGCAGGAGGGCACCAGCGCGTTCGACATCGAGTACAACAAGACGGTGGAGCAGATCCGCCGCGCCCGGGGTCTCATCTAGCGGGCTGCCATTCCCCGTCCCGCTGCCTACCTTGTGTGGAAGGAGGCAGCGATGGTGGGTTCTCTTCTTGGATCGATGATGCTTGGTCTCCTGGTGACCCAGGCACCAGGCGGCATGACGTTCGATGGGCGCGAGGTCAGCGCCCGGACCCTGTCCTCGGTGGGCTTCTATGCCCAGGGCCCGGTCCCTTTTCCCAACATTTGGGAACGAGGCATCGGCTCGGCAAGCCTCACCGCGGAGGACCGGGTGGCAGATCCCGGGGCCCTCTACGGCGACAAGGCGCATCTCGAGGCCCGGTTCCGGTTGGGCACCGCCGAGTACCAGATCGAGCTCACCCAGCCCGGTTTTCCGCCCGCTCAGGTGTCGGGGGCAGCGCTCGCTGGGCCGCTTCCCCGTCCGGGACACCCCATGGGGGGAGGCGTCCTGGTGGATCAGGATGTGTACGGCAACAGTGGCATCGGCTGGATGGCCACCACCCGGGTCCATGCGGCCGCGGCCGTCTGGGGGGTGGGGCGGGTGTCCATCAACGGACGGCTCCTGACGGACTCGGCCATCATCCATGCCGCCGCGCTGTCCCATGGCGCCCAGGCCGATGACGACACCCACGTCACCCTGCCGCAAGCCCGCACGGGGGACTCCGAGCTCCAGATCCTCGTGTGGAACCTGCCCCTCAACGTCGAGCCCCGGGGATTCTTGCAGATCTCCTTCGACGACGTGGAGATCGACTTCGATGGGACGATGCTGAAGTCCGTGGCCCAGGTGCCGAATGTCTCCGAGCAGCCGCTGAGCCCGATGAGCCTCGCGACCCCGCTGGGTGGGGTGAGCCTGGGGACGGCGCTGGCACCTCCCACGCGTCCAGGCGATGGGCTGGGAGGCAGTGGCTTCAACATGGATCAGGAGGCCGTGACGGGGTTGCCGGGCGGGCCCATCACCCCGGTGAGCCCGGGAACGCTCAGCGGTCCAGGCTCTGCGGATCCGTCCGTCATTCCAGGCGTCAGCGTGGGAACGGAGGGCGTCGCGGTGGGCACGGCGGACTCGCTGACCACCATTGCCCCATCCCCTGCGGGGACGGTGGGGCCCGGCGCGGTAACGCCGGACACCATCAGTGGCACCTTCCCCACCCGGGGCGCCCCAACGCCGCCCGTGAACATCTCGGGCGTCATGCCCGGCTCGCCCGCGCCGGGCTCGCAGCTCGCGCTGGAGGGGGCCGCCGTGGGCTCGCCGCCTCCCGGTGGGCCCGCCGAGGCCGGGGTGGCCATCGGGGGCCCCCGGATGTCCACCCTGTCGCAGGGCTCTTTCACGGTGGTGCCGATCTCCCCGCCGAACTTCAGTTCCTTCGCGGGCACGGGCCAGGTGAGCCCGGGCATCATCGCGACGCCTCCTCCCATCGGGACCGACGCGACGATCCCCACGCCTCCCTTGCTCGGCACGCCGGGACCGCTGACCGCTGGGACGCCGCCGCCCTTGTTGGGAACGCCTGCGCCCCTCAACGCCGCGCCCGCGCCCGCCTTGCTGGGAACGCCCTCGCCGGCCAATGCGTTTCCCCTGGCTCCGGGCGCGGGGGCTCCCGCCCCGGGCCCGGTCGCTCCCGCGGGCGGCACCGGAGTGCCTCCCTCCATCTGAGAGGGGGCCCTGGCCGGGGGTGAAAAATTGACCCCCGGCTACGGGCCTGTAGCGTTTCGTCCATGCCGACGTTCGTTGCCGCCCTCTCCAGTCCGTCCGCCGCGCGGGGGGATCCGCTGCGCGAGGCCGTGGAGAGCCTGTCCCAGGCGCTCCCGGCGCGTGCGGACGCGGCGGTGCTCGTGGAGCTTCTGGAGGATGATCTCCGGGAAGGGCTCGACGCCTTGGGAGACGTGGAGGCCCACTTCTCCGAGGTCATCGACGCGCTGAGCGCCGACACCCCCTCTGCCTTCGCGTTGATCTCGGTGGGAGATGAGCAGCGGGTGCTTCAGCGGCTCGATACCCTGATGGGGGTGGTGACGCAGGTGCGCCGCAGGCTCTCGAAGGCGGCGGGGCTGCTCAGAGCGAGCCCAGGAACTTCACCAGCGCGTTTCGGTCGCTGACCGGCAGCTTCCGGAACTGTTCCCGGGAGCGCTCCGCTTCACCGCCGTGCCAGAGGATGGCTTCTTCCAAGGTGCGAGCGCGCCCGTCGTGGAGATAGCCCGAGTAGGGCAGCACCGTCTGGGTGAGCCCGAGGCCCCACAGTGGCGCGGTGCGCCACTCCTGGCCATCCGCGGCCCCATCGGGGCGGCCGTCCGCGAGTCCCGCGCCCATGTCGTGCAGCAGCAGGTCCGTGTAGGGGTGGATGCGCTGGTGGCTGAGCTCCGCCAGGGCGTGGGGGCCGGTTTGCAGCGTCTCGCGGTGGCACCGCTCGCAGCCCAGGGATTGGAACTGTTCCTCTCCCCGTTGGGTCTCCGCATTGTCGAGGAAGGTGCGCGCCGGTACCCCGAGCGTCCGCGCATAGAAGACCGCGGCCTCCAGCGTCTGGAGCGGAAGCTCGTGGCTGCCGTCCGGCTCGGGAAACAGGGGAGTCGTCAGCCCCATGTCGTTCAGGTAGGCCTCGGCCGACTGTTGGAGCAGGGTGGGGCTGTTGGCCTTCAACCCGAACCGTCCGGGGACGAGCGCCTGGGCCTGAACATCCCAGACTTCGTTGAGGCGGCCCGAGATGCCGTCCTTGTTCTTGTCTTTCGGATCCGCCAGGGCCTTGAGCGTGGAGTCCTCCACGGCCTCGAGCAACCCCAGCCCGAACACCGGGGGCGGCAGGCGCAGCGAGGTGAGCATGCCCGCGGGCAGCGCGGAGCCATCGTTCGGGGTGATGCGGATGCGGGGCTCCCGGAGGCCATAGCGGGTGCCATCGCCATAGGTGCCTTCGGACTCCACCCACTCGAGGAGGACGGAGGCTTCAGGAGTCAGGCCGTAGTTGGCCTGGTCCGCGATTTGGATCCCCAGGCCTGGAACGGGCACCGGTCCGTTGGGGTGGGTGGGAACGCCCTCGGGCATGCTGACGCGCACGAGCAACTGAGTGCGCTGAGGACCGGAGCCCATCACCGGCATGCCGCGGCCATTGCGCAGGTGGCAGGCGTTGCAGGAGTTGTTGTTGAAGAGGGGGCCCAGGCCCGGGTTCACCGGCGCGGGGCCCGGGACGAAGATCGCGGCGAAGGCCGCATCCCCGGCGCGGTGGTGCGCGAGCCCCTCGGTGGAGAGGTTGGGCGCCGGCTGCGCGAACGCCAGCGAGGTGCGGTTGTCGATGGTGGTGGCCCCGCCCGCGCGGGGCGGCTCCTGCTCTCCGCAGGCGGCGATCAACGCCGTCACCGCGGAGAGGAGGAGGGCCCGGGACACCGTGCCCTCGGACGGCTTACTGGCCGAGGAGTGGCGCGACGTTCGACTGGAAGGTGTTCTGGGCCTTGCGGATGGCCTCTTGGGCGGCTTCGATTTCATCCGCGGCGTTCGGGTCCTTGATGGACTCGCGGAAGGGCTCGGGAATGAGGGCCAGGGCAGCGATGGCATCGGTCAGCTCCTTGCGAATCCGGATGTCCAGCTCCGGGTTCGCGTCCTTCACGAAATCAGCCAGCGAAGGGCCCTTCGCCGGGGCGTTTTGCAGGTGGCCCAGGTAGGCGTTCTGCACGCTGCGGATGTTGTTGGTGAAGTCCGTCAGCGAATTGTAGGCGAACTGGCTCTCGACGAGCTCCGGGTCCTTCGCATCATAGGGGTCGGCGATCTTCCCGTTGGCCACTTCGTCGAGGATGTTGACAATCCCCCCCACCATCTCCTCGGCCGCGTTCTGCAAGGAGGGGTAGAAGGTATTGCCCGACTCCCCCGCGCCCGCGAACGCGTTCCGGTAGGGAGGACGCCCGTCCACCGTCTGGGTCCAGGAGTTCGAGAGGGCGGCGCCAATGTTCTTCAGCTGCAAGGAGATGGCCTTGAGGTACTCGAACTCCCGGGGGGTGAAGTTCTGCACCGTCTTCTGGGCGCCCGTGCTGGGGTCCCGCGCGAAGAGGAGGTACTCCACGGTGTGGAAACCCTTCAGCGTCTCCTCGAGGTTGCCCACGTACTCCGGGGTGAAGGCGGCGCTCCCGGCCAGCACCGCGTCCAGGTCCGAGCGGTTCACCGGCCAGCTGTCCATGGCCGGATCATAGCCAAAAGAGTCCACGGGGCCGAAGAGGAAGCCTTCGCTCTGCTCCCACGGCACCCGGGCAGCAAACCAGGCGTCCCGGGCGGCGGTGAGGCGCTCCGCGGTGGGCGCCGCCGCGAGCGCATTGGCCGCGGTGTCCAGGGCCTCCAGCCGCGCGGCCAGTTGCTGGTAGGTGGGGACGACCACGTCATCGGCGAAGTGAACGACGATCTGCTTGTCGAAGGTGCTCTCGGCGGGCCCTCCCCCCTCATCGTCACTGCAGGACATCAGCACGAGCGCGCCGGTAAGGGCCAGGGGACGAAGCCAGAAGCGGGAGAGGGTCATGGGCGGGTTTCCTTCACGGGTCAGTTGTAGGAGAAGCCAGTGGAGAGCCGGAGGGTGTTCTCGGGCCGGAAGCGGGACGCGTCGTTCAGGCGGCGGTGCCCGAAGTCGAACTTGGCGAAGAAGAGGTCCGCCAGCGTGTACGCCGCGCCCACCGTGTAGATGGCGCGGGCGAAGCGGGGGTTGTCGAACAGCTCCGCGCGTGGGTTGAACTGGGAGTCCACGTAGTCGAAGCGCACGTAGGGCTCCACCTTGTGGGCGCTGTTGAGCCCCATCAGGGGAGACACATTGCGGCCCAGCTCGGCCCAGATCGCCAGGGCATGCTCGGCCACGGGGGTGCGGGTCACATTCAGGAAGTTGGACAGGCGCGCGTTGCGCGCGGAGATGTCATCCGCGTTCTGGAGATTGCCCCAGAGCACCAGCGCCTTGGCGCGCCAGGGGCCCTTCTGCAGTGAGAGGTGTGCATCGAGGATCAGCAGGCCCGCGGACACATAGCCGCACGGAGCCACCTGGCGGCTGTCGGCATCCTCGCACGCCTTGACCAGATCGGGCTTGGGCCGGTTGCGCGTCGTGCCGCCGTAGTAGCCCGAGACGCCGAACACGAGCCCTTCGAAACGCTCGACGTCCGCGCGCAGCACCATCGCCATGTCCCGGGCGCGCACCATCTCGAAGCGGAGCTGGTGCCCTTCGGCCACCCAGCGCTGCGAGTTGAAGGCCGTGGAGTCCAGGCCGTTGATGGCCTGCGCCGTCAGCTTCACCAGGCCCAGGTCCGCCTTGGCCTGAAGTCCCATCTCGTGCCAGGTGTTGGGGAGGATCAGCGTCTCCGCTTCCGAGCGCACCGTGGCCAGATAGTCCGTGGGGCGGGAGTACGCGCTCAACGTCCCCACCGCCACGTAGAAGCGGCCGATGGCCAGGGAGAAGCGCTTGCCGAACTTCTTCTTGAGGACGAGTTCCTCCACCATCACCTCGCCGCCCTTTTCCACCTCCATCTCGAACTCGCCGAACTCCTCGTACTCGAGTTCCATCGAGGAGCCCGTTCCGCCGTGCTCGAACTCGACTTCAATTTCGGCTTCGAGGCCGTAGTCGGGCAGCTCCGCTTCCAGCTCCAGCGCCAGGCGCGTGGTGTCGAAAGTCATCCGCGAGTCGCGCTGCGAGCCCCCCACGCGGTTCTGGTTCTCACCGTAGTTGTAATAGGTGAATTGCAGATCCCCGTAGCCTGACATCTTGAATTCCAGGCGGGGCCGCTTCAGCGCCTTCTCTTCCTGTGCCTCCTTTTCCTCCCCTCCACCGAGGGGCGCAGGGGGATCGGCGAGGACGGTGGCGGCGTACAACAACACGGCAAAGAAAGAGGCAGAGCGCATCGGGCGGCGCGCACCCTAGCCCTGCAAAAACGATTATGCAAACCAGAATCATTTTGAGCCGAAACAGCCCACCGGGTGTGGGTTCCGGTGGGGCGGCTCAGCGTGAGTGGCGGTTCACCACTTGAGTTCTTCTTTGCCGGTCTGGGCGCGCTGTTTCTTGTCGCCGGGGCGTGAGTACGCGGTGAGGGTGGCGCGCACGGCGCCCACGTCCACGGTGCCCACGGCGACGAGCGGCAGGCGGCGCGCGTCATCGGAAATCCAGACATGCACTTCGCGCTGCATCGCGGGCCTGTCGGTGCGCACCGCGATTCCTTTCAGGTACCAGGCTTCGAACTCGCCAATGGGCAACGAGACGTGCTCGCGCTTCTCCACCACGCCCGTCATGCGCCACATCTTGCGGATGCCGTAGACATCGAAGCAGACCGGCAGGCCTTCTTTCATGGGCAGCTGGCGCATCAGATAGATGGCGCCCGCCACATCCAGCCCGTCCTTGTCATAGGTGTAGTTGTAGCGGCCCGAGCGCCCGCCAATGGTGTAGTCCACCTTGACGGAGCGGTCCTTGGTGCCAAAGGCCACGTCCACCTTGCGATGCACCTCGTTCTCGGTGGCCTCTTCGGTGTAGCGGGAGGGCCGCAACGTGCGGGGGTGCAGGTAGCTCACCGCCGAGCCCTTCACGCGCCGCACCTTGGAGAAGAAGGAGTTGGTCTGCACGTCGATCTGGACCGGCAGCACGCCTTTGTCGAGGCGCTGGGTCTTCATCGTCATCTTCCCGGCCTGGGCGCCCATGGCGTCGAGATCAAACTCGAGGTTCTCGCCGGGCATGAAGGCCAGGGGGCTGTGCAGGGAGGGCAGGGCGCTGGGACAGACGGCCACGGTGGCGGAGACCGGGGGCCCCTTCGGGGGTTCGGTGTCCGGGGAGTCGTTCGGCCCGGCCACCTGGGCGTGGGCGGCGGTGGCGAGCAGAACGAGACTGGCCGCGAGGGCTGAGCGCATGGGGGGCATTCTTTCAGAAGCAGCGGGAAACGGACTCAAGGTCGGACGCCAGGGCGCTTTGCATATTCGGAGGATTCCCAGCGGGCGCGCAGGCGGGAGGTGAGGGCTTGCCGCACCGTGTCCCATTCTCCCACCGTTTGTTCGATGTCATATCCCGAACGGGTG encodes the following:
- a CDS encoding DUF3108 domain-containing protein; the protein is MPPMRSALAASLVLLATAAHAQVAGPNDSPDTEPPKGPPVSATVAVCPSALPSLHSPLAFMPGENLEFDLDAMGAQAGKMTMKTQRLDKGVLPVQIDVQTNSFFSKVRRVKGSAVSYLHPRTLRPSRYTEEATENEVHRKVDVAFGTKDRSVKVDYTIGGRSGRYNYTYDKDGLDVAGAIYLMRQLPMKEGLPVCFDVYGIRKMWRMTGVVEKREHVSLPIGEFEAWYLKGIAVRTDRPAMQREVHVWISDDARRLPLVAVGTVDVGAVRATLTAYSRPGDKKQRAQTGKEELKW
- a CDS encoding elastin, translated to MVGSLLGSMMLGLLVTQAPGGMTFDGREVSARTLSSVGFYAQGPVPFPNIWERGIGSASLTAEDRVADPGALYGDKAHLEARFRLGTAEYQIELTQPGFPPAQVSGAALAGPLPRPGHPMGGGVLVDQDVYGNSGIGWMATTRVHAAAAVWGVGRVSINGRLLTDSAIIHAAALSHGAQADDDTHVTLPQARTGDSELQILVWNLPLNVEPRGFLQISFDDVEIDFDGTMLKSVAQVPNVSEQPLSPMSLATPLGGVSLGTALAPPTRPGDGLGGSGFNMDQEAVTGLPGGPITPVSPGTLSGPGSADPSVIPGVSVGTEGVAVGTADSLTTIAPSPAGTVGPGAVTPDTISGTFPTRGAPTPPVNISGVMPGSPAPGSQLALEGAAVGSPPPGGPAEAGVAIGGPRMSTLSQGSFTVVPISPPNFSSFAGTGQVSPGIIATPPPIGTDATIPTPPLLGTPGPLTAGTPPPLLGTPAPLNAAPAPALLGTPSPANAFPLAPGAGAPAPGPVAPAGGTGVPPSI
- a CDS encoding di-heme oxidoreductase family protein, encoding MSRALLLSAVTALIAACGEQEPPRAGGATTIDNRTSLAFAQPAPNLSTEGLAHHRAGDAAFAAIFVPGPAPVNPGLGPLFNNNSCNACHLRNGRGMPVMGSGPQRTQLLVRVSMPEGVPTHPNGPVPVPGLGIQIADQANYGLTPEASVLLEWVESEGTYGDGTRYGLREPRIRITPNDGSALPAGMLTSLRLPPPVFGLGLLEAVEDSTLKALADPKDKNKDGISGRLNEVWDVQAQALVPGRFGLKANSPTLLQQSAEAYLNDMGLTTPLFPEPDGSHELPLQTLEAAVFYARTLGVPARTFLDNAETQRGEEQFQSLGCERCHRETLQTGPHALAELSHQRIHPYTDLLLHDMGAGLADGRPDGAADGQEWRTAPLWGLGLTQTVLPYSGYLHDGRARTLEEAILWHGGEAERSREQFRKLPVSDRNALVKFLGSL
- a CDS encoding imelysin family protein, whose translation is MTLSRFWLRPLALTGALVLMSCSDDEGGGPAESTFDKQIVVHFADDVVVPTYQQLAARLEALDTAANALAAAPTAERLTAARDAWFAARVPWEQSEGFLFGPVDSFGYDPAMDSWPVNRSDLDAVLAGSAAFTPEYVGNLEETLKGFHTVEYLLFARDPSTGAQKTVQNFTPREFEYLKAISLQLKNIGAALSNSWTQTVDGRPPYRNAFAGAGESGNTFYPSLQNAAEEMVGGIVNILDEVANGKIADPYDAKDPELVESQFAYNSLTDFTNNIRSVQNAYLGHLQNAPAKGPSLADFVKDANPELDIRIRKELTDAIAALALIPEPFRESIKDPNAADEIEAAQEAIRKAQNTFQSNVAPLLGQ